Proteins found in one Bacillus subtilis subsp. subtilis str. 168 genomic segment:
- the ypmR gene encoding putative exported lipase/acylhydrolase (lipoprotein) (Evidence 3: Putative function from multiple computational evidences; PubMedId: 17220230; Product type e: enzyme), producing the protein MKLRIFSIMASLILLLTACTSIRTSSEGKQKAHETKTKEHIVIAAVGDSLTEGVGDPDGKGYVGKVADSIRSDKQVKTVDVKNYAVKGNRSDDLLEKLKDKKVQKGIKDADYVFFTIGGNDLMKILRQNFLQLTVEPFQEAEKPYEKRFEKIISEIRELNDHAELIYVSMYNPFTFTLSELNEINGVVTDWNHIAEKELKKDKHAKIVHIEDLFNQKSDSSRISEEDDFHPNGTGYSLIAKRVYQAIKKEGLPKE; encoded by the coding sequence TTGAAGCTGCGCATTTTTTCAATCATGGCCAGTTTGATTTTGCTTCTTACTGCGTGTACGAGCATACGTACATCATCTGAGGGAAAACAAAAAGCCCATGAAACGAAAACAAAAGAACACATTGTCATAGCGGCTGTCGGAGATTCGCTGACAGAAGGAGTCGGAGATCCCGACGGAAAGGGATATGTCGGCAAGGTGGCGGATTCTATCCGGTCAGATAAACAAGTCAAAACGGTCGACGTGAAAAATTATGCTGTAAAAGGGAACCGTTCGGATGATTTATTAGAAAAACTAAAAGATAAAAAGGTTCAAAAAGGCATAAAGGACGCAGATTATGTCTTTTTTACAATTGGCGGTAATGATTTGATGAAAATCCTTCGCCAAAACTTTCTGCAATTAACCGTTGAACCGTTTCAGGAAGCGGAAAAACCGTACGAAAAGCGCTTTGAAAAAATCATTTCTGAAATTCGCGAGCTGAATGATCACGCTGAGCTGATTTATGTCAGCATGTACAATCCGTTTACGTTTACATTATCAGAACTAAATGAAATAAATGGTGTCGTCACGGATTGGAACCATATTGCTGAAAAAGAGCTGAAAAAAGATAAACATGCAAAAATCGTCCATATCGAAGATTTGTTTAATCAAAAAAGTGACAGCAGCCGAATTTCTGAGGAAGATGATTTTCATCCTAATGGTACGGGTTATTCTCTTATCGCAAAGCGCGTCTATCAAGCCATTAAAAAAGAAGGATTACCGAAAGAGTAG
- the scuA gene encoding assembly factor BSco of the Cu(A) site of cytochrome c oxidase (Evidence 1a: Function from experimental evidences in the studied strain; PubMedId: 10837475, 14680962, 14766920, 16305244, 19027886, 29131589; Product type f : factor), with the protein MKVIKGLTAGLIFLFLCACGGQQIKDPLNYEVEPFTFQNQDGKNVSLESLKGEVWLADFIFTNCETICPPMTAHMTDLQKKLKAENIDVRIISFSVDPENDKPKQLKKFAANYPLSFDNWDFLTGYSQSEIEEFALKSFKAIVKKPEGEDQVIHQSSFYLVGPDGKVLKDYNGVENTPYDDIISDVKSASTLK; encoded by the coding sequence ATGAAGGTTATCAAGGGGTTAACGGCTGGGCTGATTTTTCTGTTTTTGTGTGCATGCGGAGGACAGCAGATTAAAGATCCGCTCAATTACGAGGTGGAGCCTTTTACATTTCAAAACCAAGACGGCAAGAACGTTTCTTTAGAGAGTTTAAAAGGAGAAGTATGGCTGGCGGATTTTATTTTTACCAATTGTGAAACTATATGTCCGCCAATGACCGCTCATATGACCGATCTGCAAAAAAAACTGAAAGCCGAAAATATAGATGTCCGCATCATATCATTTAGTGTTGATCCAGAAAACGATAAGCCGAAACAGCTGAAGAAATTTGCCGCAAATTATCCATTATCTTTTGATAACTGGGATTTTCTCACGGGATACAGCCAGAGTGAGATTGAGGAGTTCGCACTTAAGAGCTTTAAAGCGATCGTAAAGAAGCCGGAGGGAGAGGACCAAGTGATTCATCAATCTTCTTTTTATTTGGTAGGTCCGGACGGTAAGGTGCTGAAAGATTACAATGGAGTGGAGAATACACCGTACGATGATATCATTTCCGATGTGAAGTCAGCCAGTACACTCAAGTAA
- the ypmP gene encoding hypothetical protein (Evidence 4: Unknown function but conserved in other organisms; PubMedId: 15060025, 22720735): MLLKSLEFKRGDGIQVKVTEIPVLKEDEHYFFMLHHHLQFYLKEVFSSNSRAKVYSFRHYMKRRMKWADYQAVFHQEVLKHNA; this comes from the coding sequence TTGTTACTCAAAAGCCTAGAGTTCAAACGCGGTGACGGGATTCAGGTGAAAGTGACAGAAATACCTGTATTAAAGGAAGATGAGCACTATTTCTTTATGTTACATCACCATTTGCAATTCTACTTAAAAGAAGTGTTTTCATCAAACAGCAGGGCAAAAGTGTATTCTTTCCGACATTATATGAAGCGGCGGATGAAGTGGGCAGATTATCAGGCTGTATTTCATCAAGAGGTGTTAAAGCACAACGCGTAA
- the ilvA gene encoding threonine dehydratase (Evidence 1a: Function from experimental evidences in the studied strain; PubMedId: 12618455, 13878122, 1459955, 15060025, 18855421, 22094463, 27260660; Product type e: enzyme) has product MKPLLKENSLIQVKDILKAHQNVKDVVIHTPLQRNDRLSERYECNIYLKREDLQVVRSFKLRGAYHKMKQLSSEQTENGVVCASAGNHAQGVAFSCKHLGIHGKIFMPSTTPRQKVSQVELFGKGFIDIILTGDTFDDAYKSAAECCEAESRTFIHPFDDPDVMAGQGTLAVEILNDIDTEPHFLFASVGGGGLLSGVGTYLKNVSPDTKVIAVEPAGAASYFESNKAGHVVTLDKIDKFVDGAAVKKIGEETFRTLETVVDDILLVPEGKVCTSILELYNECAVVAEPAGALSVAALDLYKDQIKGKNVVCVVSGGNNDIGRMQEMKERSLIFEGLQHYFIVNFPQRAGALREFLDEVLGPNDDITRFEYTKKNNKSNGPALVGIELQNKADYGPLIERMNKKPFHYVEVNKDEDLFHLLI; this is encoded by the coding sequence ATGAAACCGTTGCTTAAAGAAAACTCTCTCATCCAAGTGAAAGACATTTTGAAGGCTCACCAAAACGTAAAGGACGTTGTCATTCACACACCTTTGCAGAGGAATGACAGACTTTCTGAGAGATATGAATGCAATATCTATTTAAAACGCGAAGACTTGCAAGTTGTCAGATCTTTTAAGCTCAGAGGGGCTTATCATAAAATGAAACAGCTTTCCAGCGAGCAGACAGAGAACGGAGTTGTGTGTGCAAGTGCCGGAAACCACGCTCAAGGTGTGGCATTTTCGTGTAAACATCTTGGCATTCACGGGAAAATTTTTATGCCGTCTACTACACCGAGACAAAAAGTATCTCAAGTTGAACTATTCGGAAAAGGATTTATCGATATTATTTTGACAGGCGATACGTTTGACGACGCGTATAAAAGCGCTGCTGAATGCTGTGAGGCGGAATCTCGGACGTTTATCCATCCGTTCGATGATCCGGATGTGATGGCCGGACAGGGAACGCTCGCAGTCGAGATTTTAAACGACATTGATACAGAACCGCATTTTCTTTTTGCAAGTGTCGGAGGCGGCGGCCTTCTCTCTGGGGTAGGTACATATTTGAAAAACGTGTCTCCTGATACAAAGGTAATTGCTGTTGAGCCGGCGGGAGCGGCATCCTACTTTGAATCAAACAAAGCTGGGCATGTCGTCACACTTGATAAAATTGATAAGTTTGTAGATGGGGCGGCTGTTAAAAAAATTGGCGAGGAAACCTTCCGGACGCTGGAAACTGTCGTTGATGACATTCTCCTTGTGCCTGAAGGAAAAGTATGTACATCCATTCTTGAATTATATAACGAATGTGCGGTTGTTGCTGAACCGGCTGGAGCTCTTTCTGTCGCAGCGCTTGATTTGTACAAGGATCAAATTAAAGGGAAAAACGTGGTGTGTGTGGTAAGCGGGGGCAATAACGATATCGGAAGAATGCAGGAAATGAAGGAGCGTTCCTTGATTTTTGAAGGCCTTCAGCATTATTTTATCGTCAATTTTCCACAAAGAGCGGGGGCGCTCCGCGAATTTCTTGACGAAGTCCTCGGGCCGAATGATGACATTACAAGGTTTGAATATACGAAGAAAAATAATAAAAGCAATGGACCTGCTCTTGTCGGCATCGAGCTGCAGAACAAAGCCGATTATGGGCCGCTGATTGAACGGATGAACAAAAAACCGTTTCATTATGTAGAGGTGAACAAGGATGAGGACTTGTTCCATTTGCTAATCTAA
- the silP gene encoding transcriptional enhancer involved in BCAA homeostasis (Evidence 1a: Function from experimental evidences in the studied strain; PubMedId: 12399512, 16585774, 19763274; Product type r: regulator): protein MNSAPKLNTFQHLIGEHQTFLEAKRIAKQFSLSELPVLITGKIGTGKNHFAHAIHLESSRSNEPFISVNCSTHSEETLIHELFGPNGNTGVFQKAVRGTLFLDDVWRMPASVQAQLLKALDSDTEKPRMICASADRSVEHTFRQDLFYRLNILTLTLPELSERKSDIPLLTQHFLSNSGQQLLIDPSVFPVLEKHAFEGNVRELKNAADYMAAVSSGGTIQPYDLPPYIRGTIDGKTSKKKAKLLTLMEKAEFLFILETIKVLNEKGEPASRRIISEHSKNTQTSLTPQQVRSRLDYLEKKDYVTKSRGRAGTKITFEGLSFIETLKNQMI from the coding sequence ATGAATAGTGCACCAAAACTCAATACATTTCAACATCTAATCGGAGAACATCAAACTTTTCTGGAAGCGAAGCGAATCGCCAAGCAGTTCTCGTTATCGGAGCTTCCTGTCTTAATAACAGGAAAAATCGGAACAGGCAAAAATCACTTCGCACATGCCATACACTTGGAATCTTCGAGAAGCAATGAACCGTTTATAAGCGTCAATTGCAGCACCCATTCGGAAGAAACCCTTATTCATGAGCTTTTTGGCCCTAACGGAAACACAGGTGTTTTTCAAAAAGCGGTACGAGGAACCCTTTTTCTTGATGATGTATGGCGCATGCCTGCTTCTGTACAAGCTCAGCTGTTAAAAGCGCTTGATTCAGACACGGAGAAACCGCGAATGATCTGTGCTTCTGCAGACCGATCCGTGGAACATACATTCAGGCAAGACTTATTCTACAGACTGAACATTTTAACGCTCACACTGCCCGAATTATCGGAACGAAAAAGCGATATTCCGCTTTTGACACAGCATTTTCTCTCAAATTCTGGTCAGCAATTGTTAATCGATCCCTCCGTTTTTCCCGTGCTTGAGAAGCATGCATTTGAAGGCAATGTCAGGGAATTAAAAAACGCTGCAGATTATATGGCGGCAGTATCAAGCGGGGGAACGATTCAGCCATATGACCTGCCGCCGTATATTAGAGGCACGATAGACGGAAAAACGTCGAAGAAAAAAGCGAAACTGCTTACTTTAATGGAAAAAGCTGAGTTTTTGTTTATTTTGGAAACAATAAAAGTATTGAACGAAAAAGGAGAACCTGCCAGCAGACGGATCATTTCTGAACACAGCAAAAATACCCAAACCTCGTTAACTCCTCAGCAGGTCAGAAGCCGTCTCGACTATTTGGAGAAAAAAGATTATGTCACCAAAAGCCGCGGACGCGCAGGCACAAAAATTACCTTTGAGGGCTTGAGCTTTATAGAGACGTTAAAAAATCAAATGATCTAG
- the yplQ gene encoding putative membrane hydrolase (Evidence 3: Putative function from multiple computational evidences; PubMedId: 15849754, 16585774, 16850406, 19763274; Product type e: enzyme): MFTIKEEIANAITHGIGVLLSIPALVFLIIFAANYGSAWDIVSFTIFGVSMLLLYLSSTLLHSITHKKTKDILEIIDHSAIYVLIAGTYTPFLLGPLKGTLGFTLLVIVWSLALGGIVFKIFFVKRFILLSTFVYLVMGWLMIIAVKPLYASLSGAGFSLLFLGGILYSVGTIFYIWKKIPFHHAIWHSFVLGGSAAMFFCVLFYCVKVPFLS, translated from the coding sequence TTGTTTACAATCAAAGAAGAGATCGCCAATGCGATTACACACGGCATCGGTGTCCTCTTATCCATCCCAGCATTAGTGTTTCTAATCATATTTGCGGCTAATTACGGGTCTGCATGGGACATTGTCAGCTTTACAATATTCGGTGTCTCTATGCTGCTGTTATATTTGAGCTCCACCCTGCTTCACAGCATCACACATAAAAAAACGAAGGACATTTTGGAGATTATTGATCATAGCGCAATTTACGTACTCATCGCCGGAACCTACACGCCTTTTTTGCTTGGGCCGCTGAAAGGCACACTCGGCTTTACCCTGTTGGTTATCGTATGGTCACTTGCCCTAGGCGGAATCGTTTTTAAAATTTTCTTTGTGAAACGGTTTATCCTATTGTCAACCTTCGTGTATTTAGTCATGGGGTGGCTGATGATTATTGCAGTTAAACCTTTATATGCTTCACTGAGCGGAGCGGGATTCAGCCTCCTTTTTCTCGGCGGCATTTTATACTCTGTCGGAACCATCTTTTACATTTGGAAAAAGATCCCCTTCCATCACGCCATTTGGCACAGCTTTGTATTGGGCGGGAGCGCTGCCATGTTTTTCTGCGTGCTCTTCTATTGTGTAAAGGTGCCTTTCCTTTCGTAA
- the ypkP gene encoding putative 1-acyl-sn-glycerol-3-phosphate acyltransferase (Evidence 3: Putative function from multiple computational evidences; Product type e: enzyme) translates to MVRYSLLVVYIVYMLLKNMKQLFNQTMLDPRLSYKKQMALVYEQPKAFLEGCIGISGSVVTIHQPEPIPHGPVLYVHPRLRLAELALIAGYIEEPAGFIANPKVFRLPFIGQWLDRMDVISDGDSEKVYEDVTKQLEKGQSLILSLDGSIDPVELAARYHLPLVMVETKGTDNMQNGSFFKRLKPADIELSFSKAYIPANEKQLRA, encoded by the coding sequence TTGGTTCGCTACAGCCTTCTAGTGGTTTATATTGTGTATATGCTGTTAAAAAATATGAAACAATTATTTAATCAAACAATGCTCGATCCCCGTCTGTCATACAAAAAACAGATGGCTCTTGTGTACGAACAGCCAAAGGCGTTTTTAGAAGGCTGTATCGGCATCTCCGGTTCAGTTGTGACGATCCATCAGCCAGAGCCAATACCACACGGTCCTGTTTTGTATGTGCATCCCCGTTTGCGTTTGGCTGAACTGGCCTTAATTGCTGGATATATTGAGGAACCGGCCGGCTTTATCGCTAACCCAAAAGTGTTCCGCTTGCCTTTTATCGGGCAATGGCTGGATCGGATGGATGTGATTTCAGACGGGGATTCAGAAAAGGTATATGAAGATGTGACAAAACAGCTGGAAAAGGGACAAAGCCTGATTCTTTCACTAGATGGTTCTATTGATCCTGTAGAACTTGCGGCCCGCTATCATCTTCCGTTGGTGATGGTGGAAACGAAAGGAACAGATAACATGCAAAATGGCTCGTTTTTTAAACGCTTAAAACCGGCAGACATTGAATTGTCCTTTTCAAAAGCTTATATACCTGCCAATGAAAAACAATTACGTGCATAA
- the dfrA gene encoding dihydrofolate reductase (Evidence 1a: Function from experimental evidences in the studied strain; PubMedId: 2840350, 3918568, 10574451, 12682299, 23944997; Product type e: enzyme), with protein MISFIFAMDANRLIGKDNDLPWHLPNDLAYFKKITSGHSIIMGRKTFESIGRPLPNRKNIVVTSAPDSEFQGCTVVSSLKDVLDICSGPEECFVIGGAQLYTDLFPYADRLYMTKIHHEFEGDRHFPEFDESNWKLVSSEQGTKDEKNPYDYEFLMYEKKNSSKAGGF; from the coding sequence ATGATTTCATTCATTTTTGCGATGGATGCCAACAGGCTTATCGGCAAAGACAATGATTTGCCGTGGCATTTGCCCAATGATCTTGCATACTTTAAGAAAATAACATCGGGCCATTCAATCATTATGGGCCGGAAAACATTTGAATCGATCGGACGTCCGCTTCCAAATCGGAAAAATATTGTCGTTACCTCAGCGCCGGATTCAGAATTTCAGGGATGCACGGTTGTCAGTTCATTAAAGGATGTACTGGACATTTGTTCAGGCCCTGAAGAATGCTTTGTGATCGGAGGGGCTCAGCTCTATACGGACCTGTTCCCTTATGCGGACAGACTGTATATGACGAAAATTCATCACGAGTTTGAGGGTGACCGTCACTTTCCTGAATTTGATGAATCCAATTGGAAGCTGGTTTCTTCTGAGCAGGGGACCAAAGACGAAAAAAACCCGTATGATTACGAATTTCTAATGTATGAAAAAAAGAATTCTTCTAAAGCGGGAGGATTTTAA
- the thyB gene encoding thymidylate synthase B (Evidence 1a: Function from experimental evidences in the studied strain; PubMedId: 9648749, 10574451, 19732150; Product type e: enzyme) yields the protein MKQYKDFCRHVLEHGEKKGDRTGTGTISTFGYQMRFNLREGFPMLTTKKLHFKSIAHELLWFLKGDTNVRYLQENGVRIWNEWADENGELGPVYGSQWRSWRGADGETIDQISRLIEDIKTNPNSRRLIVSAWNVGEIDKMALPPCHCLFQFYVSDGKLSCQLYQRSADVFLGVPFNIASYALLTMIIAHVTGLEPGEFIHTFGDVHIYQNHIEQVNLQLERDVRPLPQLRFARKVDSIFNFAFEDFIIEDYDPHPHIKGAVSV from the coding sequence ATGAAACAGTATAAGGATTTCTGCAGACATGTTTTAGAGCATGGTGAGAAAAAGGGAGACCGGACTGGGACCGGAACAATCAGCACTTTCGGATATCAAATGAGATTTAATTTACGGGAAGGCTTTCCGATGCTCACCACTAAAAAACTCCACTTTAAATCAATTGCGCATGAACTGCTGTGGTTCTTAAAAGGAGATACGAATGTACGCTATCTGCAGGAAAACGGAGTGCGAATCTGGAATGAGTGGGCTGATGAAAACGGTGAACTTGGACCTGTATATGGCTCCCAATGGCGTTCTTGGCGGGGAGCTGATGGAGAAACCATTGATCAAATTTCCCGTCTTATTGAAGATATTAAAACAAATCCGAACTCCAGACGCTTAATCGTCAGCGCCTGGAATGTTGGTGAAATTGATAAAATGGCGTTGCCGCCGTGCCATTGCCTGTTCCAATTCTATGTGTCTGACGGCAAGCTGTCCTGTCAGCTGTATCAGCGCTCTGCCGATGTTTTCTTAGGTGTGCCGTTTAATATTGCATCTTATGCCCTCCTAACCATGATCATTGCTCATGTGACTGGGCTTGAACCGGGCGAGTTCATCCATACGTTTGGTGATGTTCATATTTACCAAAATCATATTGAACAAGTCAATTTGCAGCTGGAAAGAGATGTTAGACCGCTTCCGCAGCTTCGTTTCGCCAGAAAGGTTGATTCTATTTTTAACTTTGCATTTGAGGACTTTATCATCGAGGATTATGATCCGCATCCTCATATAAAAGGGGCGGTCAGCGTATGA
- the ypjQ gene encoding putative phosphatidylglycerophosphatase (Evidence 3: Putative function from multiple computational evidences; PubMedId: 8534098; Product type e: enzyme) — protein MKKYTMNEMVDITKDMLNKRGVMIEDIARIVQKLQEKYNPNLPLSVCMENVEKVLNKREIIHAVLTGLALDQLAEQKLLPEPLQHLVETDEPLYGIDEIIPLSIVNVYGSIGLTNFGYLDKEKIGIIKELDESPDGIHTFLDDIVAALAAAAASRIAHTHQDLQDEEKEQDEKPVVS, from the coding sequence ATGAAAAAGTACACAATGAATGAAATGGTCGATATAACAAAGGATATGCTGAACAAACGGGGCGTTATGATAGAAGATATTGCACGGATTGTTCAAAAACTTCAGGAAAAATACAATCCAAATCTGCCGCTCAGTGTTTGCATGGAGAATGTAGAAAAAGTCCTGAACAAACGTGAAATTATTCATGCTGTTTTGACAGGCCTTGCACTCGATCAGCTTGCAGAACAGAAACTTCTCCCCGAACCGCTGCAGCACCTTGTTGAAACGGATGAACCGCTTTACGGCATAGATGAAATTATCCCGCTTTCAATCGTTAATGTGTACGGGTCGATCGGTTTGACCAATTTCGGTTATTTGGATAAAGAGAAGATTGGAATTATTAAGGAACTTGATGAAAGTCCAGACGGTATTCACACCTTTTTGGATGATATTGTGGCAGCTCTTGCTGCAGCAGCGGCGAGCAGAATTGCACATACGCATCAGGATCTGCAAGATGAAGAAAAAGAACAGGATGAAAAGCCTGTCGTCAGCTGA
- the ypjP gene encoding hypothetical protein (Evidence 4: Unknown function but conserved in other organisms), which yields MKLWMRKTLVVLFTIVTFGLVSPPAALMADKPSGQPSSLEQNDYTAFYDEHDLYDDESDDRRDPELLFQSYKEQLLDSAEDQSFLKFGSRIAPVIEDDYRKEILPKIENVISDYLATLQDDEAYQDVVISSMPSAGKTEKIFNVYNRTTGEDLLRFHVRRDHPPHDGYWFNFHYHTAEDGFQSHHELGSIYWDRNTPPNWMSA from the coding sequence ATGAAATTGTGGATGAGAAAGACCCTTGTGGTTTTATTTACCATTGTAACGTTCGGGCTCGTATCTCCTCCGGCTGCCCTTATGGCGGACAAGCCTTCCGGACAGCCGAGCAGTCTTGAGCAGAATGATTACACCGCTTTTTATGATGAGCATGACCTGTACGATGATGAGTCGGATGACAGGCGAGATCCTGAACTGCTTTTTCAATCGTACAAGGAACAGCTCCTTGACAGCGCTGAGGATCAGTCCTTTTTAAAATTCGGCAGCAGAATCGCTCCTGTCATTGAGGATGACTATCGGAAAGAGATCCTGCCAAAAATCGAAAATGTGATTAGTGATTATTTAGCGACATTGCAAGATGATGAGGCGTACCAAGATGTTGTGATCTCAAGCATGCCTTCAGCGGGCAAAACGGAAAAAATTTTCAACGTTTACAATCGGACAACTGGAGAAGATCTTCTCAGATTCCATGTGCGAAGAGACCACCCGCCTCATGACGGCTACTGGTTTAATTTTCATTATCATACAGCAGAAGATGGATTTCAATCACATCATGAGCTTGGGAGCATTTACTGGGACCGCAACACGCCTCCCAACTGGATGAGTGCCTAA
- the rsmJ gene encoding putative 16S rRNA m(2)G1516 methyltransferase (Evidence 3: Putative function from multiple computational evidences; PubMedId: 22079366; Product type e: enzyme) codes for MITTSYRPSEHTIKTAKQLSKELNMPYCGRNKQTVEHLLKSAERDLLVVGKERFELYTKQGAKFFFHPNTAMFRAKRFLQGEKEPMLRAAGLSEGDTFLDCTLGLGSDAIIASMAVGETGSVVGIEKNHLVSVLVRTGLHSWETGIEELQAAMRRIQVKNGDCFEHIKQLPDNSVDVVYFDPMFHEPVETSDGIAPLRDLAEDSVLHEGCINEAVRVARKSVVLKDHWKSPRFEQFGFNVMKRKTALFHYGVIQTSP; via the coding sequence ATGATAACAACAAGCTATAGACCGTCTGAACACACCATAAAAACTGCAAAGCAGCTTTCTAAAGAGCTAAATATGCCATACTGCGGCCGGAATAAACAAACGGTTGAGCACCTGCTGAAATCAGCTGAACGTGATTTGCTTGTGGTCGGCAAAGAGCGGTTTGAGCTGTATACGAAACAAGGTGCCAAATTCTTTTTTCATCCGAATACAGCGATGTTCAGAGCCAAACGCTTCTTACAGGGGGAGAAAGAACCTATGCTTCGGGCTGCCGGCTTATCTGAAGGGGATACGTTTTTAGATTGCACACTCGGGTTGGGGTCAGATGCCATTATCGCAAGTATGGCAGTAGGCGAAACGGGTTCTGTTGTTGGGATTGAAAAAAACCATCTTGTGTCTGTTTTAGTGAGGACGGGGCTGCATTCATGGGAAACGGGTATAGAAGAGCTTCAAGCTGCGATGAGAAGAATCCAGGTGAAGAATGGTGATTGCTTTGAACACATCAAGCAGCTCCCTGACAACTCTGTTGATGTGGTTTATTTCGATCCAATGTTTCATGAACCTGTAGAAACCTCTGACGGCATCGCGCCTTTACGTGATTTGGCAGAGGATTCCGTTTTGCACGAAGGATGTATCAATGAAGCGGTACGAGTCGCCAGAAAAAGCGTTGTGCTAAAAGACCACTGGAAAAGCCCGCGGTTTGAACAGTTTGGTTTTAACGTCATGAAAAGAAAAACAGCACTGTTCCATTATGGCGTCATTCAAACAAGCCCGTGA
- the brxA gene encoding protein disulfide isomerase; bacilliredoxin A (de-bacillithiolation) (Evidence 1a: Function from experimental evidences in the studied strain; PubMedId: 19653655, 21749987, 22938038, 24313874, 28301954; Product type e: enzyme) encodes MSMAYEEYMRQLVVPMRRELTGAGFEELTTAEEVENFMEKAEGTTLVVVNSVCGCAAGLARPAATQAVLQNDKTPDNTVTVFAGQDKEATAKMREYFTGQEPSSPSMALLKGKEVVHFIPRHEIEGHDMEEIMKNLTAAFDAHC; translated from the coding sequence ATGTCAATGGCTTATGAAGAATACATGCGCCAGCTTGTCGTACCGATGCGCCGCGAGCTGACTGGAGCAGGTTTTGAAGAGTTAACAACAGCGGAAGAAGTAGAAAACTTTATGGAAAAGGCAGAGGGCACAACTCTTGTAGTCGTTAACTCTGTATGCGGCTGCGCGGCAGGCCTTGCGCGTCCTGCGGCTACACAGGCAGTCCTCCAGAATGACAAAACACCTGACAATACGGTGACTGTATTTGCGGGCCAAGATAAAGAAGCTACTGCGAAAATGCGTGAGTATTTTACTGGCCAGGAGCCTTCTTCACCATCAATGGCTCTTTTGAAAGGCAAAGAAGTCGTACATTTTATTCCGCGTCATGAAATTGAAGGACACGATATGGAAGAAATCATGAAAAATCTGACTGCTGCCTTCGATGCGCACTGCTAA